Genomic DNA from Lagenorhynchus albirostris chromosome 9, mLagAlb1.1, whole genome shotgun sequence:
gagaaaataacCAGAAAGCCTAGGTTTAGGGAAAGCAATCAAACTGCCTAACAATAAGACAGGTGGCCAAGTGCAATGCATAAACAAATCAGATCACTGGCAGTAGACAATGAAAAAGGTTATAACGTTTGCTATGAAACTGACAGAGTTCACAGGAAAGAGCTGTTTCTGAAAAGGTCCATGTAcgaatttttaaactaaattgaattgtattttaaatgtgcTAGGTGAAGCAACAGTTTAGTGAAATATTGGTGAACTTCAGGTCCTGGGGATAATCATTCCTGTGTTGTTAATGTTAATCTGTAAATTACATGGTAAAAGTGTTTATCTAGAAACCATGGAGACAATTGTTGGGATTTTCTTAAATTAGGATAAAAGTGTACTTAGTATGTTTAAGAGGCACCTAAGGGAGAAGTCACTATTTTTCTAGTGTTTAAAAATGTGGGATTATCACCTGCTctggttaaaataaaatttggaggatttcattattctttattattctgTGCTAAGAAAACATTTGTGGGAAGAGTTCTAAAAACCAGCTGATTACCAAATTCTATATTCCTTTGTAACTTTTGTTACATAGATGAGTGATTACTAGCTTTCAATGCCAAGGTCTGAATCCTAACCCTGTCTTTCAGCCACTAGCTATGTGTCCTTGAatacattatttacattttttatgtcCCATTtaattatctgtaaaataggattaATAATCCCTTCCTTattgtttgattgtttttgttaagaattaaatgagaaaacatgcaAAGCATCTGATGTAATAGATGCATACTAGTAATATGTTTTCCaattatgttaataatttttaggATCTAAATGAATTTTCTTGATTATCACAGAAAAgtgaatgaaatataaataaacagaatTGTCACAAATACAAATACCTATATAATCCCTACCAAGTGAAGAAACAGATTATTAGGAGCACACAGAAGTCCCTTTCATGCCCACCCAATGAATActgtctccttccttcccacaagTAACCACTTTCCTGACTTTTAACATTCtagtttttgaactttataaacATGCAATCATAGAGTACAATGGGCATTTTAAGCTCTGCATGATATTTGTGATAATCACTCATGTTACTGTATGCAACTCATCTGTGAATCTCGTTTAtttttcatgtgcaaatattaaACAGTTTATTATCCAACCTGTTACTGGTGGATGTTTAGGTTGGAGACACATAAATAATGCCCTTATGAATGTTCTTGTATGTCTGCCTGCTTGCTTTTTAAGTAGAACTTTCTTAAGTGATAAGCACAGGGCATGGAAATGACTATCTTTTAAACCTTAGAAATCCACAGGTATAGACTGCTTGCTAAAAGTCTttggagaaaaaatattatatcagGATGTATTATAGATAAGTCTAAGTTGTTCCACTGTGTAAGTAATCATTAAGCAAGGAGAGGGGTACTTAAAACCACACCATAATCAGAGGGAGTAATTTAGAGGCTCCTCAGACCCTAGTGAAAAATCATCAaggttgaaaatatttgtaaaaatttctGGGGGAGCTTATAAGAAATGGCAATTAATGTTAGACATAAATAATAGCAGTTgtacctccttccttttcttatctCAGTCATCCTGGAGGCTTTTAGTGAAAAATAAGCTCTAAGGTCCAATTCAAAGAACATAAAATCAGTTCTCAGACTCTATTGTTTGAAGAGGAATaggctaacattttttttttatctttttcaattaaaaacactttaaattttaGCACCTAATTAGGTTGGAGTCAGTAGACTTGGCTTTCAGTGCTGCTTCTTTTAGCTTCCATTACTGGtcactctgaacctcagtttcttcatctgcaaaatggggataacgtGAGCTACTCTTTTTGTCTCAATGGATCGTTGTGAGGCTCAAATGAGATGATATTATAAACTATaagacatttttagaaatattattatattttaataagaagaaaTGGAAGTTAACATTCACTAACTGCTTACTTTAGGCCAGATATTGTTGAGAGTAAATCATTTGAGAGTTGAGAGTAAATCATTTCATTTAGTCTGCAGAACACTGTGAAGTCAGTATGATTATGATATTGATAAAGCAACTGCTTAATGTGATGATTATTTTTCACGTTATTCATGATAGAAACCAGAAttacaatataaatataatttcaaaacttTTCCCCCATATCCTCCTATCTATGAATTGTGGTGCTTCCACACTTAAGAGGCAGAATGATGTGCCCAGGTTGGAGGTCAGAACCATGGTTTCAAACTTCAACTCTGCCACAATCTAGTTAGGTACTTTTtttccacacacactcacaaccagtttcttcatttatacaaGGGAATGCAATGAAAAAATCCCCAATTCTAAAAGTATTTCTGACTTTCTGTTATTTGGGATTAATAGGAAAAAGGGTAACATGAAGTAAACATGCTGTGAAAAAAGGAATGTTAACCTCAAATTCAAGTAACTCAAATTAGgaactaatataatgttttcaagtgaaGTTCCTGACTGACTCACTTTAAAGTGGTATGTTTACTGTATAATCAATAACatcattttcataataaatactccaaattacatctttataaagAATATGTTTTCTTAAATAGGTTGAAGAAAGCAGCCctatattacattatttttaaaaaattacttagtaGTCCGTATATTGTacaatacgtgtgtgtgtgtgtgtgtgtgtgtgtgtgtgtgtgtgtgtgtgtgtgtatttcaactTGTCCCAAGCTAAATGGTctttgaaataatgaaatagtagTGTCTGGCTTGACAAAGATTTTGCATGGCATTCcctagaggaagaaagaaaaatactatatagaaaatagaactcagtaattctagttttaataaaatccaaaggaaacaaacttTTGGAATAGAGCATGGTACTATCATGTCAGCATTATGTCTCTGGatttttttatcactttaaaaatgtagatccatttaaaaaaacctcaatatttcatttaataattcaaatggtcattattttctttcagattctcATTATTAACACCAATACCAAAGAAGATTACAATGTTGACTTCAGTCAAAATTCTgttgatttcaattttgtttagtTTACTACTATTTGGAAGTCATGGAGAAGAAGGTCGAGAAATAAACACAACACAAAACATTGCAGAAGACTTAAAAACAAGGGAAAATCAATCTATTCCTTTGGAAAGTGAAGCAAATTCAACCTCagataaagaaaatagagaaacctCCCATCCCAAGGCAACTAATTTCTCTTTTGGGGATCCATCAAATAAAACCCATGGAACAGATTTCTACCATAATTTGTCAACAGACAACTCTTCCAGTCTCAAACTCATGCCCACACTTTCCCCAAGTCCTCCTTTGAGCCACAGCTTTGTTTCTAAATTGCCTTGGAACTCATCCGTAGCAGATGAAAATCCTCTGCCAGTCTCAGCACCTCCCAATACTACAGCTATTGTATCTTCCGAAAACTTCACTCGGTCTTCAGTCACTGATACCATGAAAGCTCCTGACAACAGTTCAGTTACAGTTAGCAACCTCCCTACAGGATCAAGCACCATATCTGTGACCCCCAtgataaaggaaacaaatggatGGCCTACCATGACAGGAGATAGCTTGGCGGGGTTTACTGCCTATCAAGAAACAACTTTATATCCCACCTTGAAATTCACCAATAATTCAAAAATCTTTCCAGATACATCAGACCCCCAAGAaggtaaatataaatggatttaaTTCTCCTTTTGTGTGAAACTGAATCTCCAAATAAGTCATTACACCTAAGAAATGCACCACACTAGAAAAAAAGGAGATTGCAATAGCACAGGTGGTTCTTATTTTGGGGGGAGAAACCATGATATTCATAGTGAATAGTGAAGGGATCTTAGGGCTTAAGTCAGCAAAGACTAGTCATTACTGTATGGGAATGTGAGAATGTGATGAGactgggacaaaatgagaagtAGGTTAgattgaaaagaaacagaaactgaggTAGTGGTACAGTTTTGAGATACTGGGTAACAATTTTTACTGCATTTCAGAAAGACTACCTGAAATTTCACAGGCTTTTAGGAATATAATACaactgaagtttaaaaatatatgtatttttaaatatatatatttttaaaatatatgtacttaaaaaatttaaactcaaCAGAAGAATACCCTCAATTTTTAGTCCAGTACCTactgaaaaccataaaaatgGAATTCAGCTTTGAGTAGCACAAGAAAATTGTGTTATGGggacatttctgtttcatttagaGATTAGTCAAGCTTTAAAACATAAAGTGGAAAAGATCTCTAATGTTTAATGAaaattcattctattttattttctcaggtctaaccatgtttttgttttctgaattaaaaaaaaaataactcctcTTTTCCCCCCATGAACTCACTGATTTCCAATACAACTTATCTACAGATTATATTAGTGATATAAACACCAAATCATATAAACAAATTCCTATTTGAGagttgttgttagtgtacaggaaaagttttaaattctgaaatcTAGGATTATTATAGTACTGCAACCAGTAtattgtatgtacatatattttcataattttaagacATCTTTCCATTCATACATACTCTGATATTCcatcagaaagattttttttaaactattctgTTTTGTCTTTCTAAACTTAATATACATATTGAGAATACTGAGTACTTAATCCTACCATTGCTCATTAATCAAAAAACACTTAGTTAACTTTGCTTCACTTTTATCTTGGTAAAAAATGTGCTGCTGTTGACCTTCCAACATGTTTTTTGTGTATAAATGGAATCTGATATAGAATTAGAGACCCTATAAGACCTCTTGCCTACCTAATTAATAAGCTtctcaacaaattttttttaaacttgaaaataaaatgcaCTAAGTATAAATCCAGGAAGCATTCAGTGATTTATTGATGACTTAGTCTTCAAATAATGTGCTTGATAAAGGGGATGATAGAATGAAATTTTGGACTCCTTTAACTCAGACCTACACATCTGTTCGCAATGTGCAAGGCACTGCAAACATCCTGCTTTGTTTGGTCTATTTGTTGTATTTGGAAATACCCTCTATcaggatatatttctttttcttcataatgCCTTTTCACTTGGGGTTCGTGGATTCAATTCCTATTACCTACTTACTCCCATTAGCTTTTTACTTTTCAATTATTATAGAAACAAACTCAAAGCTTATCTCATTAAAGTTCATCGGAGATTGAGttgattaaaaacataatatagaATTCAACATAGAAATTAGATCTTAATAGAGAAAACACATGGCATTTCAGTACTATTAGTGTTAATATGTAATGAGATAGTTATAAAACTAAAGCTTAGAAGTATTTCAACATAATTCAAATTTTGAAGTACAGTTTTATCAGGAAGCATATTTTCCAATATATCCCCCAAACTCAGTActttataaaacacacacacacacaatgtatatatattcctCTGTATATACATATCcattatctaatttaaaaaaaagtgttaaacATTCTTTGCTTACACAAAGTCCGCAtgtatatatttctgttctttgaataactgttttctatttcttatctgtaaattattttttctttgtcctctAGAGAACAGAAACACAGGAGTGGTATTTGGGGCCATTTTAGGTGCTATTCTGGGAGCTTCACTGCTTAGTCTTGTTGGCTACTTGCTGtgtggaaaaaggaaaacagactcaTTTTCCCATCGGCGACTTTATGACGACAGAAATGAACCAGGTAAAAACAACTTTCAAAACTTCACCTGTACACAGTGCTTTTAACTAAGTGAAGTTGCAAACGTTCACTGCATTATCTAGAAGGCATTTAGAGATTCATATGACAGAAACGAACTAAAGATTTATTCTGAtctattctctctttctcaaaGAACATAACCAAAATAACTATGGAACTGTGtgtgaaattttaaaaccatttggAACTGTTGCTCATCGCATCACAATTGGTTTTAAGTAATAATCCCAGAACCTAAAACATATCATTATAATTGAAAGATAATGGCATGATATTAAGAACAAAATAGCCAGTTTTGTTAGCAAGTAACTGGGGAGCCATTATTCACCATTGTTGGATCTCTTAGTAGCAGTAATTTGAACAACGATTTATTCTAATCTGGAGCTCTTGCAAAGTTTGCACGTATACAATAGCCCTCTATTAATTATCTTAATGAGTCTCTAAAACAGAATTGCTAAAGGGTTGCATATTTGGGTACATAAAGTCAGATAAACCTTAATTCAGAAATTTCCCAATCATGTGATGCAAAAAAACCACCACATCTATGGATGAGAAATGTGTCTGCTAAGAATAAAGCACTGTGTTTGATCTTAATAATGCAGTAGTAATTAggacagaaataaaatcaaatgctcgattcaactctttttttctttaatatttcaggacaaaaaaaaatctgttttctggtTTACACAAGGGACTCTTGCCACCATAAAAAATAGTTAAATGCCCCTGTTGGGTCTCACTGATAAAGTCTTGTTGATTTTTGAAAAGTTTGGAACATTACTGATATATTgttaattttcaaaatcaaatcCATTAATTGTAAGTTAATTGAATTCTGTTTATGGACTTCTAGCAAtccatagaaaataaaaactatcacTTTTCAAAATTGAAGGATAGGATTTCAATCAACAGGGTTttccaaactttttctttttaacttcagaatattttcttcaaatgttATCACATGCAAAAGCTCAGTCTAACAACTTGATATAATCTAAGATATTGTGATCGAGGCATAATGGAATAATTCAATTACACCACCTGTTTTACTCTTTCAGCTTTGAGACACCTTTCCCAAAGTCCTAAGGTTCCTGGGGGTCCAATTTGTAAACAGAAGGCTTAAGGAATAGGTAGGATATGAGAATACCTAGCTGAATAATTAGATTACTAGTCGAATTAGTAAGTAGTCCCTGCTTTAGTATTCAAATACCTAGTGCCCcaagttttctttaaattcaagaatataaaagaaataatagttagttgtttgttgaaaataaaaacaatctccAATATTATTAATCAGGATAAGAACCTGGATCTCTCAGAAGGAAACATAAGATTttacaaattgttttctttcatctccaTCTTCAATGGCTCATCCATAATGATATTAAGACCTTGGTAAAAtaatgacacattttaaaattaaagctcttcactttttaaaaattatttttataccagAAGTAAAAATTCTGAACATGTTGACAAGGCTCTGAATTCACAAGATTCAAAAGTCAacgagagggcttccctggtggcgtagtggttgagagtccacctgccgatgcaggggacacgggttcgtgcccccgtctgggaaggtcccacatgccgcggagcggctgggcccgtgagccacggccactgagcctgcgcgtccggagtctgtgctccgcaatgggagaggccacaacagtgagaggcccgcgtaccgcaaaaaaaaaaaaaaaaaaaaaaaaaaaagtcaatactTCTTTATATAAAGTATTGCTATATTTCTGTTGTGATCTCTCCCttagttactttatttttggaCCACCAGCAGTGAAATTTTGGAAGTTAAACTGTTCatagttttagaagaaaaatgtggCTTGCAAAATATgtacttatttaaaattcaaaactaatCTTTGAAAATCCCATATAAAAACGTGTAACTAACTCATCCAGAACAATTCCTACAGTCTAGCAGATGCCTGAGCATGCATCTTCCAGACTGTCACTATAAAGcaatttttttgttgcttttttagtTCTGCGATTAGATAATGCACCGGAACCTTACGATGTGAGTTTTGGAAATTCTAGTTATTATAACCCAACTGCGAATGATTCATCTACACCAGCAGGCCGAGACAATGCACGGGATGGCATTCCTATGGATGACATACCTCCACTTCGTACCTCAGTATAAAACTAAGGGGAAAAAGGCTTCGGATGGCAAATGTTCACTATATCCTGGCCTTTCAAATCCTTCATCCAAAAGCTGAAGCAAGATCACTCTCATGTGGCCTGTGCCAAAGAGAACTGTAAAAGCATGAGACGAGTAGCAGAAACATAGAGGATAAATCATCCAAAaggtttcctttcttccatttctcaCTGTGCTGAATGATCTATTGAGTAaccttaatttatattttggtctatttttttcttagcagGAAATGTTTGTGGAATCAGGTAAAACTGAAAGATTTCACCATGATTGCCCCGCCcgataatttaattaaaaaatccttCAATGAAAATAGGGACCCCCAaattacatttttacttttttgggggggtgaaTTGACTCTTCACTGCTCCCCGTGTAGTCATAATACCACATATCAAGACTGGCATTTTCCTGAAGGAAAATTGGaagggtgattttatttttttttaattttgacttaAAGCTAGAAAGAGAGTATGGCACAGATTCTGTTCCTGGGAAATTAAAGTAACAGGAGTGAGAGGCTTGAATTCTAgtacattttacttttctgtatctGCAGGTACATAGTCAGCCCCTTGAGTTGCCAAGTTGACAGTGACTTTGCATTCAACAGACTATGGTAGGAAAGCTGACCCTAACCAGGAAAGTGATCACTTCTCTTCAAAGCATCGGGAATGCCAATCTGTGGTTTAATTTAGGCCACAATTAATTGGGTTCTTTAAAAACTCAGTGAGAAACTTAGTGAAAAAAGTCAGCCAATGCATATACCTATACATAACTTCTACAGTTTTAAGATGCTGGATAGGAACAGGATTTATTTTGTATTAGACATTATTGCTCAATCATATAGGGAATAGATTCTGCATCTCTAAGTGCATAAAATGtaaggttaaaaaatatataatggaagccttaagcaaacaaaacattttctgagTGTCACTTTCACAAGTGAAAATACAAGACACTTAATTTGGATTCTAGTatatttcagtttgttttcaaTTACTGCCTGTTTTGGGCAGGAAAAATATACTCCACAGTATAAGAAGGTTGAGGCTTTAGGGATTAGAAGTTTAAATCAACAGTTAAATTCCCAAAGAAGCAGTGAATATGTGAAGAGGGCATATGACACAAGAGATTTTACTGTTGAATTGATACatggtatgtgtgtttgtgtgtgtgcatgtatggtGGGTATGAATAAACAGAGCAACAGCCTCAGAAAACGAGGGCCAGGAAGTAAGCAATGGAAGAACATACTTACCCCATATTGCCATAAAAATAGCAAAGAAGACTGTCCCTCCATTATCAAACAGATATGTTACCTtagtggaaaacaaacaaaagtattaGTCACACTTTTGGTTATAATAATCCAGTGATTACTGTTTGCATTTAGgtactattgatttttttttcccaatggaatcacattattttatagttttcaaatataagaTAGGCAATCCTTTCATGGGTCCTGCAACTGTTTCATGTGATTTTCtcatggggagaggtggggagtcAGCATTtgcccccttctcttctcttttcccctctgaCTCTACCTTCATTTCTACTTAGAAGTGGTTCTCATACCCTGAGGAAGTACTTGTGGGCCACAAGTAGAAGCTACGCAGAGAGCTTTAAGAAGTTAGCTAAGGCATGCCTAGCTGCACTTCCTGTTAGCAAAACTTCCAGGATTGGGAGAGTTGCAAAATGCGAATTCCAGTAGTGATCCAGCACTTCCAAGGGAAAGGGATCACAGTGCTATCCCTACTCTCTGATGTCTTTCAGAATGTGCCATGGGTCATTAAGAAATTTCATAAATCACTGGACATTTAGGATACAGTCCAAGTGTTTTTTAATCAGACATGACCTGAAGTTTTATAAAGAACAATGTACAGTTATACAACATTATTGAATATACATTTCAGGGTTGTAAGAATCGTTTGATTTTAATAAAGTATAAACTCAATTTACCTTTGCCTCTTTTTATTTGCGTAATGCCCTAACTATATTTATAATTTAGTGAGGGAGGTTAAACCAATATAGCCAAGCCAATGTTTGGCAGTCATTTAAATACCAtagaaactaaagagaaaataggGGTATTATCCTCACAGGAGTGAGAGGACAACTGGGGGCTAAAGAACATTATTCTAAGGAAAGTGGGAGTTAGAATGGTGTCCTCTTTGCTCAGTCTACAGTCTAGAGGCTGCTCAATGGGTGCATTAAAACAACATGAATGTGTATTTTAATTGCAACATCTGGAACAcactgtaaaataatataaaacagataaaggtGGGATGTATTTTCTTATTATGTAGCATTACTGAAAATTTTATTATACAAAAGATGTGCTGCTTTTGGAAGTTGGTGGATAGGTGCAAGATGTCCTAGATGCTTCTAAACTTCTAAGACTGTTAAGGcttgggcttttaaaaaatgttataagaCTTGGTTTTCACACCAATCATCAGTATATATTATGTACAATAGAGAAAAGGACCGCAAAGAAATTCTCTCACAGAGTTGATAAAATTCCACCCAGCGGGGGAATCCAGCTTTTTTGTGTCCAGAGGCATCCCACAGAAATACCTGCGGCTGCCAAGCAACTGAACAGCTGTCTGCTTTCCTTTATAAACAAGCCTAGTGCAGGAAAGAGCCTCTTAAGAGTGTTAGAACAGAGACTTCACACATGAGGACGTAAAGGTCACCAAGAAATAATGGCTCCCCCTGCTCCAGAAACAGCCAGGTTTTTAGAAAAGTGACACATAAAAAGCAATATTTAACAATTGTGTTGCACAGACATAATTTGTCATCGTTCAtgcaatattttccttaaaaaagcttttcatttttttcttattagttttgTCTACAAATCTTTCAGGCATTTTTAACTAAGTAAATTTAAATATCAGCTTTTCAGAAACACATCCACGAGACACGGTGAGGTATACATTCCATATTGATGTAATGTGAGATTACATACATGTAGTGGGAGATAAAGCTAGAATGGGAGTTAGGGAAGTCTTCAGAACTTGCCCTGAGGAGGAGtgtaaaagtataaaatcatTGTTTTACCCACTAAACTATTACATGTGGGGTGTATTATGACAGGGGAGACTGTGGAGATAAGAAAAGCACTTAGAAGCCTGCGGTTACAGCTTCCGATGATATGGGTTTTTTAGGGTGCCGATATAAGTTGCTGAATGGAAatggaggagagggggaaggaagagtCAAGCACAGTGTGGATGGCTCAAGCTTAGATCGTGAGTGATCAGAAAAATCCCAAAGCAACGTAACAGACttttctaaaagcaaaaaaaaaaccttgtctgATCTACGAATGTATATTTGCAGTTAAttattttattggaaaaataGCTTGCCTTTATGCGTAGGGAACCTCTGGACAAgctttttattcaacattgttgaTGTAAATAGGGATGATATAAGAAGACAGAAGCAAACTATGCCTCAAACAAAGCTGTGTTTTAGCACAaattctccactttttttttttttttttttttgtgttacgcgggcctctcactgttgtggcctctcccgttgcggagcacaggctccggacgcgcaggctcagcggccatggcttacgggcccagccgctccgcggcatgtgggatcttcccggaccagagcacaaactcgtgtcccccgcatcggcaggcgaactcccaaccactgcgccaccagggaaaccctctccaCTATCTTTGACATGTGATTTCTCTTGCAGAGCTGAGCATGGCTGGAAATCAATAAATGTGGATATTGTTTAAGGAGATAAATTTCTTATTAGGTTGGAAGCTTAAACTCTATGTCTCCTCTACTGTAGTTGATAGATCTCTTTCTAAAATTGTTTCATGGGTTCAGAATAACTTAAGCCTCTGGAAACTGCCACTGGGCTAAGGTGAACAAGGTGCCTCTTGGGCAGATTCCACGCTGCGGGCCAGGAGAttacggggtggggggggcggggggggaggcaGGGTTTGGAATTTAGGCTGAAGTTCAGCCTCTCTCAGTTCCTTAGTGCCTAATTCTTCGACACAGCAAAATCTGTGTAACTATCCATGTCCATTGGACCGGGGCAAAGGTACACCAAACAtggcaacttcattttttttacccCTCCCCCAACTCATTACTTATTTAGGGCAACAGCTTTTTAAATGTGGTCCTAgaaatcagaatcacctgaggagcctCTTAACATGCAGATTTCTAAGCCTCGCCCTTGGCCAACTGATTCTGAATCTCAGGacgtggggcccaggaatctgctttttaacaaaagttctaggtgattctgatgtgtaaTCTTATGCAGACTCATCCATGAAACTTCTTAAAGGAGAAAGATGATCTGTCCTAATTCTGTTGGAGCCCTAATATCAGTATACAGTCTGAAGTTCACTCTAGGTATTGGATAAATGTTTGTCGAACAAGTGAAAAAACCCCAGATACTAATAACTGTTATAAATAAGGCTAACTTCTAAGGTtgagtcatttttaaaatcatatgtaAAAACAATGCAGGACCCTT
This window encodes:
- the MUC15 gene encoding mucin-15 isoform X1; the protein is MLTSVKILLISILFSLLLFGSHGEEGREINTTQNIAEDLKTRENQSIPLESEANSTSDKENRETSHPKATNFSFGDPSNKTHGTDFYHNLSTDNSSSLKLMPTLSPSPPLSHSFVSKLPWNSSVADENPLPVSAPPNTTAIVSSENFTRSSVTDTMKAPDNSSVTVSNLPTGSSTISVTPMIKETNGWPTMTGDSLAGFTAYQETTLYPTLKFTNNSKIFPDTSDPQEENRNTGVVFGAILGAILGASLLSLVGYLLCGKRKTDSFSHRRLYDDRNEPVLRLDNAPEPYDVSFGNSSYYNPTANDSSTPAGRDNARDGIPMDDIPPLRTSV
- the MUC15 gene encoding mucin-15 isoform X5 — protein: MLTSVKILLISILFSLLLFGSHGEEGREINTTQNIAEDLKTRENQSIPLESEANSTSDKENRETSHPKATNFSFGDPSNKTHGTDFYHNLSTDNSSSLKLMPTLSPSPPLSHSFVSKLPWNSSVADENPLPVSAPPNTTAIVSSENFTRSSVTDTMKAPDNSSVTVSNLPTGSSTISVTPMIKETNGWPTMTGDSLAGFTAYQETTLYPTLKFTNNSKIFPDTSDPQEENRNTGVVFGAILGAILGASLLSLVGYLLCGKRKTDSFSHRRLYDDRNEPAL
- the MUC15 gene encoding mucin-15 isoform X2 encodes the protein MLTSVKILLISILFSLLLFGSHGEEGREINTTQNIAEDLKTRENQSIPLESEANSTSDKENRETSHPKATNFSFGDPSNKTHGTDFYHNLSTDNSSSLKLMPTLSPSPPLSHSFVSKLPWNSSVADENPLPVSAPPNTTAIVSSENFTRSSVTDTMKAPDNSSVTVSNLPTGSSTISVTPMIKETNGWPTMTGDSLAGFTAYQETTLYPTLKFTNNSKIFPDTSDPQEENRNTGVVFGAILGAILGASLLSLVGYLLCGKRKTDSFSHRRLYDDRNEPAGRDNARDGIPMDDIPPLRTSV
- the MUC15 gene encoding mucin-15 isoform X3, producing MLTSVKILLISILFSLLLFGSHGEEGREINTTQNIAEDLKTRENQSIPLESEANSTSDKENRETSHPKATNFSFGDPSNKTHGTDFYHNLSTDNSSSLKLMPTLSPSPPLSHSFVSKLPWNSSVADENPLPVSAPPNTTAIVSSENFTRSSVTDTMKAPDNSSVTVSNLPTGSSTISVTPMIKETNGWPTMTGDSLAGFTAYQETTLYPTLKFTNNSKIFPDTSDPQEENRNTGVVFGAILGAILGASLLSLVGYLLCGKRKTDSFSHRRLYDDRNEPGQKKICFLVYTRDSCHHKK
- the MUC15 gene encoding mucin-15 isoform X4, which encodes MLTSVKILLISILFSLLLFGSHGEEGREINTTQNIAEDLKTRENQSIPLESEANSTSDKENRETSHPKATNFSFGDPSNKTHGTDFYHNLSTDNSSSLKLMPTLSPSPPLSHSFVSKLPWNSSVADENPLPVSAPPNTTAIVSSENFTRSSVTDTMKAPDNSSVTVSNLPTGSSTISVTPMIKETNGWPTMTGDSLAGFTAYQETTLYPTLKFTNNSKIFPDTSDPQEENRNTGVVFGAILGAILGASLLSLVGYLLCGKRKTDSFSHRRLYDDRNEPERKSEAKRI